One Nicotiana tomentosiformis chromosome 4, ASM39032v3, whole genome shotgun sequence genomic window carries:
- the LOC104085722 gene encoding probable arabinosyltransferase ARAD2 → MMPLKNTNSSCSIPSLFISLSILCILPLSLFFFHSSPTPINPNFNFQESHNSIKVYIADLPRSLNYGLLEKYWSLDSDSRIGSEVDNEIRKTHTGKSSQNLLPYPENPIIKQYSAEYWILGDLMTPEKLKIGSFAKRVFSAEEADVIFVPFFATLSAEMQLIVNKGVFRKKERNEDYERQRMVLDFVKQTEAWKRSGGRDHVFVITDPVAMWHVKAEVAPAVLLVVDFGGWYKLDSRASNESSSDMIHHTQVSLLKDVIVPYTHLLPRLPLSENKKRETLLYFKGAKHRHRGGIVREKLWDLLINEPGVVMEEGFPNATGKEQSIKGMRTSEFCLHPAGDTPTSCRLFDAIQSLCIPVIVSDIIELPFEGMVDYSEFSLFVAVSDALRPSCLVNHLRSYSDEQKDKFRRKMAQVQPIFEYENGQLGGIGPIHPNGAINYIWRKVHQKLPMIKEVIIREKRKPPGVSVPLRCHCA, encoded by the exons ATGATGCCACTGAAGAACACCAATTCATCCTGCAGTATCCCTTCTCTCTTCATCTCTCTCTCTATACTCTGCATTTTACCACTTTCCCTCTTCTTTTTCCACTCTTCCCCAACCCCAATAAACCCAAATTTCAACTTTCAAGAATCTCATAATTCCATCAAAGTTTACATAGCAGATCTTCCAAGATCCCTCAACTATGGATTACTTGAAAAGTACTGGTCTTTAGATTCAGATTCAAGAATTGGGAGTGAAGTAGACAATGAAATAAGAAAGACCCATACGGGCAAAAGTTCTCAAAATTTACTTCCTTATCCAGAAAACCCAATAATCAAACAGTACAGTGCTGAGTATTGGATCTTGGGTGATTTGATGACGCCAGAAAAGTTAAAGATTGGATCTTTCGCTAAAAGGGTGTTTAGTGCTGAGGAAGCTGATGTGATTTTTGTTCCTTTTTTTGCAACATTGAGTGCTGAGATGCAGCTGATTGTAAATAAGGGTGTGTTTAGAAAGAAGGAAAGGAATGAGGATTATGAGAGACAAAGAATGGTTTTGGATTTTGTGAAGCAAACTGAAGCTTGGAAACGATCTGGTGGACGTGATCATGTGTTTGTTATTACTG ACCCTGTTGCAATGTGGCATGTGAAGGCTGAGGTTGCTCCAGCAGTTCTTCTGGTGGTAGATTTTGGTGGGTGGTACAAGCTTGACTCGAGAGCGTCTAATGAGAGTTCATCTGACATGATACATCACACCCAAGTTTCGTTGCTGAAGGATGTAATCGTGCCTTATACGCACCTACTTCCTCGTTTGCCCTTATCTGAAAACAAGAAACGGGAAACCCTTCTCTATTTCAAAGGAGCTAAACATAGGCATCGG GGAGGCATCGTTCGAGAAAAGCTTTGGGACTTGCTAATAAATGAACCCGGGGTAGTGATGGAGGAAGGCTTTCCAAATGCCACTGGGAAGGAGCAGTCTATAAAGGGTATGAGGACTTCAGAGTTCTGCTTGCACCCGGCAGGGGACACACCAACCTCGTGCCGACTGTTTGATGCCATTCAAAGTCTTTGTATTCCCGTCATTGTTAGTGACATCATTGAGCTCCCATTTGAAGGGATGGTGGATTATTCAGAATTTTCGCTGTTTGTAGCAGTTAGTGATGCACTTCGGCCAAGTTGCCTCGTGAACCATCTTAGGAGCTACTCTGACGAGCAAAAGGATAAGTTTCGACGTAAAATGGCTCAGGTGCAGCCCATTTTCGAGTATGAAAATGGTCAACTGGGTGGAATTGGTCCTATACATCCAAATGGTGCTATAAATTACATATGGAGAAAGGTTCACCAGAAACTGCCCATGATTAAAGAGGTTATTATCCGCGAGAAGAGGAAACCTCCCGGTGTCTCAGTTCCACTTCGTTGCCATTGTGCTTGA